A window of the Juglans microcarpa x Juglans regia isolate MS1-56 chromosome 5D, Jm3101_v1.0, whole genome shotgun sequence genome harbors these coding sequences:
- the LOC121266375 gene encoding auxin-repressed 12.5 kDa protein encodes MVLLEKLWDDVVAGPQPERGLGKLRKITPKPLNIKEMEGEGSKYQRSMSMPASPATPATPKTPVTARKDNVWRSVFHPGSNLATKGIGAELFDKPLPNSPTVYDWLYSGETRSEHR; translated from the exons ATGGTTCTGCTGGAGAAGCTTTGGGACGATGTTGTGGCTGGACCTCAGCCTGAGCGTGGCCTCGGCAAGCTCAGGAAAATCACCCCCAAGCCCTTGAACATTAAAG AGATGGAAGGAGAGGGGAGCAAGTACCAGAGGTCGATGTCGATGCCGGCGAGCCCAGCGACACCGGCGACGCCGAAAACACCAGTTACGGCGCGTAAGGACAACGTTTGGAGGAGCGTATTTCATCCCGGTAGCAACCTTGCCACCAAAGGCATCGGCGCCGAGCTCTTTGACAAGCCGCTGCCCAACTCTCCCACCGTCTATGACTG